One part of the Tenacibaculum sp. 190130A14a genome encodes these proteins:
- a CDS encoding Crp/Fnr family transcriptional regulator: MKHPLRQHIEELIELTNEEFAFILSHFESTTKRKHQYILQEGEIASKEYWVVKGCLKSYFFDEHGKEHILQFGMENWWITDYESFVKQTTSKINIDCIEDCELLYISYENREKLTKEMHKMERFWAKKSKYGRIALQNRILSLLKNSSKERYELLLEQYPQLFQRVPKKLIASYLGVSRETLSRLNN; encoded by the coding sequence ATGAAACACCCACTAAGACAACATATAGAAGAACTCATTGAACTTACCAATGAAGAGTTTGCTTTTATCTTAAGTCATTTTGAAAGTACTACCAAGCGTAAGCATCAATATATTTTGCAAGAAGGTGAAATTGCTAGTAAAGAATATTGGGTGGTTAAAGGATGTTTAAAAAGCTACTTTTTTGATGAGCACGGAAAAGAACATATTCTACAATTCGGAATGGAGAATTGGTGGATAACCGATTACGAGTCTTTTGTAAAACAAACTACTTCTAAAATAAACATAGATTGTATTGAAGATTGTGAATTACTCTATATCAGCTATGAAAACAGAGAAAAACTTACCAAAGAAATGCACAAAATGGAACGTTTTTGGGCTAAAAAAAGTAAGTATGGTAGAATTGCACTTCAAAACAGAATCTTATCGCTATTAAAAAACTCTTCCAAAGAACGCTATGAGTTACTTCTTGAGCAATATCCACAACTTTTTCAAAGAGTCCCTAAAAAGTTAATCGCTTCCTATTTGGGCGTTAGTAGAGAAACTTTAAGTCGCTTAAATAACTAA